One Candidatus Binatia bacterium genomic window carries:
- the mreD gene encoding rod shape-determining protein MreD translates to MKSVRDIAVLVVAMILQATFLYRFEIAGIRPDLLVAFVVYLGWMRGPIAGTAGGFLVGLIQDLDAPGPLGLNALSKTIVGFAVAKAGFRVHRANAGVRFAFFLFAMLAHDVVYFAAASLGDLALFLKQMLTIALPSALYTALVVIVILALVENVWKRPLLVDET, encoded by the coding sequence ATGAAGAGCGTCCGCGACATCGCCGTCCTCGTGGTCGCCATGATCCTCCAGGCCACGTTCCTCTACCGCTTCGAGATCGCGGGGATCCGCCCCGACCTCCTCGTCGCCTTCGTGGTGTATCTCGGATGGATGCGCGGGCCCATCGCCGGCACCGCCGGGGGATTCCTGGTCGGATTGATCCAGGACCTGGACGCGCCCGGCCCGCTGGGCCTGAACGCGCTCTCCAAGACCATCGTGGGATTTGCCGTGGCCAAAGCTGGGTTCCGGGTCCACCGCGCCAACGCGGGCGTTCGGTTCGCCTTCTTCCTCTTCGCCATGCTGGCGCACGACGTCGTCTACTTCGCCGCGGCGTCGCTCGGCGACCTGGCGCTCTTCCTGAAGCAGATGCTCACGATCGCGCTCCCCTCGGCGCTCTACACGGCGCTCGTGGTCATCGTCATCCTCGCCCTCGTCGAGAACGTCTGGAAGCGCCCCCTTCTCGTCGACGAGACGTAG
- the mreC gene encoding rod shape-determining protein MreC, whose product MLRYLFTRRTDWTVFVVAVSASLTLMLLGPKSQARTVWFLQHTLLAPAEIVVGWVDRGVAVYWENQRLRQRVARLTIELDETRAERGENDRLRRLLHLAERHPYDLVSAHVVGRSLDRLGGSLALDKGDAEGIEANRAILTPDGLVGRIERTSRHAARVLTLLHRDCAVAARIERSRVDGVVRWEYGDRPTLDLLYVSSQEDVKPGDQVLTSGLGGIFPAGVRIGTVERVGLEPNGLTKEIVVDPAVDFRKLEEVLIYVPSARGGTVPADFYPTAADSAAADSLRRAAAAAAPAESLAARALR is encoded by the coding sequence ATGCTGCGGTACCTGTTCACACGCCGGACTGACTGGACCGTCTTCGTCGTCGCAGTCTCCGCTTCGCTGACGCTCATGCTGCTCGGGCCGAAGTCCCAGGCCCGGACCGTCTGGTTCCTCCAGCACACCCTCCTGGCGCCGGCTGAGATCGTCGTCGGCTGGGTGGACCGCGGCGTCGCGGTCTACTGGGAGAACCAGCGCCTGCGCCAGCGCGTGGCGCGCCTCACCATCGAATTGGACGAGACCCGGGCCGAGCGCGGGGAGAACGATCGCCTACGCCGCCTCCTGCACCTGGCCGAGCGTCACCCCTACGATCTCGTCTCCGCGCACGTCGTGGGCCGGTCGCTCGACCGCCTCGGCGGCAGCCTCGCCCTCGACAAGGGAGACGCCGAGGGGATCGAGGCGAACCGCGCGATCCTGACCCCCGACGGGCTCGTGGGGCGGATCGAGCGGACGTCGCGGCACGCCGCCCGCGTGCTCACGCTGCTCCATCGCGACTGCGCCGTGGCCGCGCGGATCGAGCGCTCGCGCGTGGACGGCGTCGTCCGCTGGGAATACGGGGACCGCCCGACGCTCGATCTCCTCTACGTCTCCTCCCAGGAGGACGTGAAGCCGGGGGACCAGGTCCTGACCTCCGGCCTCGGCGGCATCTTCCCGGCAGGCGTCCGGATCGGCACCGTGGAGCGCGTGGGCCTCGAACCGAACGGGCTCACGAAGGAGATCGTCGTCGATCCGGCCGTCGACTTCCGGAAGCTCGAGGAGGTGCTGATCTACGTGCCGTCGGCGCGCGGAGGAACGGTGCCGGCCGACTTCTACCCGACGGCCGCGGACAGCGCCGCCGCCGACTCGCTGCGCCGCGCCGCTGCGGCCGCGGCGCCGGCCGAGTCGCTCGCCGCCAGGGCGCTCCGATGA
- a CDS encoding shikimate dehydrogenase (NADP+), protein MIGHPVAHSLSPSMQNAAFRAAGRNAAYVALDVPPPRLAEALAGLHAAGFAGLNVTLPHKEEALRLSISATAGARAAGAANTLRWAAEGWEADATDGPGLLAWLAALRIPAAGARVLVAGAGGASRSVAAALASGGAAAVTIVNRTPERAAAVAAAARQVAGPDARVDTAPWGGAGESSGVFDFLVRAVSVEEVAAEERRWWGRVSPGGAVLDLNYGSRARAAREEARTMGIRFEDGLALLVEQGALSYEFWTGDPAPRRAMREALG, encoded by the coding sequence GTGATCGGGCACCCCGTCGCCCACTCGCTCTCCCCCTCCATGCAGAACGCCGCGTTTCGCGCGGCGGGGCGTAACGCCGCCTACGTGGCGCTGGACGTTCCGCCCCCGCGGCTGGCCGAGGCGCTGGCCGGGCTCCACGCCGCGGGCTTCGCCGGACTCAACGTGACGCTCCCGCACAAGGAGGAGGCGCTCCGCCTTTCGATCTCGGCGACCGCCGGGGCTCGCGCCGCCGGGGCCGCGAACACGCTGCGATGGGCGGCGGAGGGCTGGGAGGCCGACGCGACCGATGGGCCCGGCCTGCTCGCGTGGCTCGCGGCCCTGAGGATTCCGGCGGCCGGCGCGCGGGTCCTCGTCGCGGGCGCCGGAGGCGCCTCGCGGAGCGTCGCCGCAGCACTCGCCTCGGGAGGCGCCGCGGCGGTCACCATCGTGAACCGCACGCCGGAGCGCGCGGCCGCGGTGGCCGCGGCGGCGCGCCAGGTCGCGGGCCCCGACGCTCGCGTCGACACCGCCCCCTGGGGCGGCGCCGGCGAGTCCTCGGGCGTGTTCGATTTCCTGGTGCGCGCGGTCTCCGTCGAGGAGGTCGCGGCGGAGGAGCGCCGCTGGTGGGGAAGGGTGTCGCCCGGCGGCGCGGTTCTCGACCTGAACTACGGCTCGCGCGCGCGGGCCGCGCGCGAGGAGGCGCGGACGATGGGAATCCGGTTCGAAGACGGGCTCGCGCTCCTGGTGGAGCAGGGGGCTCTCTCCTACGAGTTCTGGACGGGGGACCCCGCGCCGCGCCGCGCGATGCGCGAGGCGCTCGGATGA
- a CDS encoding rod shape-determining protein, producing the protein MFLDQVMGVFSNDVAIDLGTANTLVYLRGKGIVLNEPSVVAVDRTTNRVIAVGKEAKSMLGRTPDEIVAVRPLKDGVIADFEKTEDLLREFIQKALRRRTWVRPRIIICVPSGITEVEKRAVQDSAQHAGAREVLLVPEPIAAAIGVGLPVGKPSGNMIIDIGGGTTEIAVMALNSIVNQQSIRVGGDEMDEAIVQYVKKAYNLLIGEQTAEQIKIKIGSAFRLEQEEEMEIKGRDLVAGIPKTMKISSVEVREALSEPLQQIVDALMQSLEKTPPELASDIVDRGIVMTGGGSLLRGIDMLLREATNLPITVAEDPLSCVVLGTGKILDDPTQYEKVLMSVVRD; encoded by the coding sequence ATGTTTCTCGACCAGGTGATGGGTGTGTTCTCGAACGACGTCGCGATCGACCTGGGCACCGCCAATACGCTCGTCTACCTCCGCGGCAAGGGGATCGTCCTGAACGAGCCCTCCGTCGTGGCGGTGGACCGCACCACGAACCGCGTGATCGCGGTGGGCAAGGAAGCGAAGAGCATGCTGGGCCGCACGCCCGACGAGATCGTCGCGGTGCGGCCGCTCAAGGACGGCGTGATCGCCGACTTCGAGAAGACCGAAGACCTCCTCCGCGAATTCATCCAGAAAGCCCTCCGCCGCCGCACCTGGGTGCGCCCCCGCATCATCATCTGCGTTCCTTCGGGCATCACCGAGGTGGAGAAGCGCGCCGTGCAGGACTCGGCGCAGCACGCGGGCGCGCGCGAGGTGCTCCTGGTCCCCGAGCCGATCGCCGCGGCCATCGGCGTGGGGCTGCCGGTAGGCAAGCCGTCGGGGAACATGATCATCGACATCGGCGGCGGCACGACCGAGATCGCGGTCATGGCGCTCAACTCGATCGTGAACCAGCAGTCGATCCGCGTCGGCGGCGACGAGATGGACGAAGCGATCGTCCAGTACGTGAAGAAGGCCTACAACCTCCTGATCGGCGAGCAGACCGCCGAGCAGATCAAGATCAAGATCGGCTCCGCCTTCCGCCTCGAGCAGGAGGAGGAGATGGAGATCAAGGGGCGCGACCTGGTGGCCGGCATCCCGAAGACGATGAAGATCTCGTCCGTCGAGGTGCGCGAGGCGCTGAGCGAGCCGCTGCAGCAGATCGTCGACGCCCTGATGCAGTCCCTGGAGAAGACGCCGCCCGAGCTGGCCTCGGACATCGTCGACCGCGGCATCGTCATGACGGGAGGCGGCTCCCTCCTGCGCGGCATCGACATGCTTCTACGCGAGGCCACGAATCTTCCGATCACGGTCGCGGAAGACCCGCTCTCCTGCGTGGTGCTGGGGACCGGCAAGATCCTCGACGACCCCACCCAATACGAGAAGGTGCTCATGTCGGTGGTGCGTGACTGA
- the lgt gene encoding prolipoprotein diacylglyceryl transferase, whose product MHPTVVKFGSFAIHSYGLLLAIAFLAAIQLFLARGRARGLPEDKLSTLSLWLLVLAIVGGRLLFVATHWDEYKTDPIAIFRLWEGGLILYGGYALAIAGGILYVRRAGLSVWRVGDAAAPSMALGVGIGRLGCFMNGCCYGLPTKLPWGITFPPESYSSAVFPHEALHPSQLYMSGAGFLLFFVLLALDKRHRFDGWLFWSYIAMDAGLRFLIDFTRYYDETAVLGTLGGLTFNINQLLSVALIAVSLAMLRILAVRAKRHPEAGAGGLESEPVSGFAPESPAVPAAGEPAGTPPPV is encoded by the coding sequence GTGCATCCAACCGTGGTGAAGTTCGGCTCGTTCGCGATCCACAGCTATGGGCTCCTCCTCGCGATCGCCTTCCTGGCCGCGATCCAGCTCTTCCTCGCGCGCGGCCGCGCGCGAGGGCTTCCCGAAGACAAGCTGAGCACGCTGTCGCTCTGGCTCCTCGTTCTCGCCATCGTGGGCGGGCGGCTCCTGTTCGTGGCGACCCACTGGGACGAGTACAAGACCGACCCGATCGCGATCTTCCGGTTGTGGGAGGGGGGGCTGATCCTGTACGGCGGCTACGCGCTCGCGATCGCCGGCGGGATCCTCTATGTGCGGCGCGCGGGGCTCTCGGTCTGGAGGGTGGGGGACGCCGCCGCGCCGAGCATGGCGCTGGGCGTCGGCATCGGCCGCCTCGGCTGCTTCATGAACGGCTGCTGCTACGGGCTTCCGACGAAGCTTCCGTGGGGGATCACGTTCCCGCCCGAGTCCTACTCCAGCGCGGTCTTTCCGCACGAAGCGCTCCACCCCTCGCAGCTCTATATGTCGGGGGCGGGTTTTCTCCTCTTCTTCGTTCTGCTCGCCCTGGACAAGAGGCACCGCTTCGACGGCTGGCTCTTCTGGAGCTACATCGCGATGGACGCGGGACTTCGGTTCCTGATCGACTTCACGCGCTACTACGACGAGACCGCCGTGCTGGGCACGCTCGGCGGGCTTACGTTCAACATCAACCAGCTCCTGAGCGTGGCGCTGATCGCGGTCTCGCTCGCGATGCTGCGGATCCTCGCGGTGCGGGCGAAGCGGCATCCCGAGGCCGGAGCGGGCGGGCTGGAGTCCGAGCCGGTCAGCGGCTTCGCTCCCGAGTCCCCGGCCGTGCCGGCCGCGGGCGAGCCCGCCGGGACGCCTCCCCCGGTCTGA
- the mrdA gene encoding penicillin-binding protein 2, translating into MPFDPESLTGARHRERHFSIAVAVVFALVLLRLFTMQVLQGSKYRELSEENRIRVEVIVAPRGEIRDRNGLLLADNIPSFTVTLDPYDKTYVDTPARLDDTVRRLGEILQVEPALLRDKVRKDGRQTFLPVRLKRNVDRTTVAYIAEHESELPGVDVEFEPLRRYPLGEMASHLLGYVGEVSDKELEDPERADYLSGDLIGKMGIERQYEKILRGISGKRFVEVNAMGRKAALLGERRPVLPKRGAALTLTIDANLQRAAEQAFQPGARGAAVVMDPRTGEVLALASKPNYDPNEFSTGISQARWALLSEGGNFPLFNRAIQAAYPPGSTLKPFVALAGLMTGAIQPGTTFRETCDGAFQFGRRSFHCWDPHGHGTLALRDAVARSCDVYFYQLGIRLGLERLSDFMKELHVSDRAGIDLPQERRGLFPDVAWYDKHYGAGRWSRGLVLNLAIGQGEIALTPIKLAQMAALIANGGTLVRPHLVREVDEDGRPVPLADSTGMHVAIPPAYAATVRAAMEAVVSDPHGTGYAAKVDSVRVAGKTGTAQTHGNDHALFICFAPVESPRIAMAVLVENAGHGSTAAAPIAQKIMQAYFHPAAAESVRVVASR; encoded by the coding sequence GTGCCGTTCGACCCCGAATCGCTGACCGGGGCGCGCCACCGGGAGCGCCATTTCTCCATCGCCGTGGCGGTGGTGTTCGCGCTCGTGCTCCTGCGCCTGTTCACGATGCAGGTGCTGCAGGGGTCCAAGTACCGCGAGCTCTCCGAGGAGAACCGGATCCGCGTCGAGGTGATCGTGGCCCCGCGCGGGGAGATCCGCGACCGCAACGGGCTCCTCCTGGCCGACAACATCCCCTCCTTCACCGTCACCCTGGACCCCTACGACAAGACCTACGTCGACACCCCCGCGCGCCTGGACGACACCGTGCGCCGTCTGGGGGAGATCCTCCAGGTGGAGCCGGCGCTCCTGCGCGACAAGGTGCGGAAGGACGGGCGCCAGACGTTCCTGCCGGTGCGCCTCAAGCGGAACGTGGACCGGACCACCGTCGCCTATATCGCCGAGCACGAGTCGGAGCTTCCGGGGGTGGACGTGGAGTTCGAGCCGCTCCGGCGCTACCCCCTCGGAGAGATGGCCTCGCACCTCCTCGGGTACGTGGGCGAGGTCTCCGACAAGGAGCTGGAGGACCCCGAGCGCGCCGACTATCTGAGCGGGGACCTCATCGGCAAGATGGGCATCGAACGGCAGTACGAGAAGATCCTGCGCGGCATCTCGGGGAAGCGCTTCGTCGAGGTGAACGCCATGGGGCGGAAGGCCGCGCTCCTGGGGGAGCGCCGCCCGGTGCTGCCGAAGCGCGGCGCGGCGCTCACGCTCACGATCGACGCGAATCTGCAGCGGGCGGCCGAGCAGGCGTTCCAGCCCGGCGCGCGCGGCGCCGCGGTCGTGATGGATCCGCGCACGGGGGAGGTCCTGGCCCTGGCGAGCAAGCCCAACTATGACCCCAACGAATTCTCGACCGGGATCAGCCAGGCACGCTGGGCGCTGTTGAGCGAAGGGGGCAACTTCCCGCTCTTCAACCGTGCGATCCAGGCAGCCTATCCGCCGGGCTCCACCTTGAAGCCGTTCGTCGCGCTGGCGGGGCTCATGACCGGCGCCATTCAGCCCGGCACTACGTTCCGCGAGACCTGTGACGGCGCGTTCCAGTTCGGCCGCCGCTCCTTCCACTGCTGGGACCCCCACGGCCACGGCACGCTCGCGCTGCGCGACGCCGTCGCGCGCTCCTGCGACGTCTACTTCTACCAGCTGGGAATCCGTCTCGGCCTGGAGCGCCTCTCCGACTTCATGAAGGAGCTGCACGTCTCCGATCGCGCGGGGATCGACCTCCCGCAAGAGCGGCGCGGGCTCTTTCCGGACGTGGCGTGGTACGACAAGCACTACGGCGCGGGTCGCTGGAGCCGCGGGCTCGTCCTGAACCTCGCGATCGGCCAGGGGGAGATCGCGCTCACGCCGATCAAGCTCGCCCAGATGGCCGCGTTGATCGCCAACGGCGGCACGTTGGTCCGCCCCCACCTGGTTCGCGAGGTGGACGAGGATGGGCGTCCGGTCCCGCTCGCCGATTCCACGGGGATGCACGTCGCGATCCCGCCGGCATACGCCGCCACGGTGCGCGCCGCGATGGAGGCGGTCGTCTCCGATCCGCACGGAACCGGCTATGCCGCCAAGGTCGATTCGGTGCGCGTGGCGGGGAAGACCGGCACCGCGCAGACCCACGGGAACGACCACGCGCTCTTCATCTGCTTCGCGCCGGTCGAGAGTCCGCGGATCGCGATGGCGGTGCTCGTCGAGAACGCCGGCCACGGGAGCACCGCGGCCGCGCCGATCGCGCAGAAGATCATGCAGGCCTACTTCCACCCCGCCGCCGCCGAGAGCGTGCGGGTCGTGGCGAGCCGCTGA
- a CDS encoding carboxypeptidase-like regulatory domain-containing protein — protein MAGSNLRFLGNIALLFLLAAPAALAAPPPGGSASDRDRDTGRQPKIDEMKTLGVDRNLASFAGTVLDVNNRPIGGVQVSLFMGGDVVGRAVTESNGDYELRAPYDPSNDVTVLLWFVAPDRTLMPKELVIQESKASLENGLISKCVPRATLSPGRQFRVYLFDSDSRNKELAESGCLP, from the coding sequence ATGGCGGGATCGAACTTGAGGTTCCTCGGAAACATCGCCCTTCTTTTCCTGCTGGCGGCTCCCGCCGCCCTCGCCGCCCCGCCCCCGGGCGGGTCCGCGTCCGACCGGGATCGCGACACGGGGCGCCAGCCGAAGATCGACGAGATGAAGACGCTCGGCGTCGACCGGAACCTCGCGTCCTTCGCGGGAACGGTCCTGGACGTGAACAACCGGCCGATCGGCGGGGTCCAGGTCTCGCTCTTCATGGGCGGCGACGTGGTCGGCCGCGCGGTGACTGAGTCCAACGGGGATTACGAGCTCCGCGCCCCCTACGACCCCTCGAACGACGTCACGGTTCTCCTCTGGTTCGTCGCTCCCGACCGGACGCTGATGCCCAAGGAGCTGGTCATCCAGGAGTCGAAAGCCAGTCTCGAGAACGGCCTCATCTCCAAGTGCGTGCCGCGGGCGACCCTCTCGCCCGGGCGCCAGTTCCGGGTCTACCTGTTCGACAGCGACAGCCGGAACAAGGAGCTGGCCGAGTCGGGCTGCCTGCCCTAG
- the rodA gene encoding rod shape-determining protein RodA, whose product MASLRTPGDVDRPLLFATVTLALVGIAFVFSATSMPSAATEHGLYLKQLIWLAVALGGGALAAAVPYRIYMGRSAWLLYAMGLVLLVLTLFIGHVGLGAQRWLGWGPFKFQPSELAKVATVVLLANFLSERRLDLTQLRSLVKPCVVAGVPFLLVLKQPDLGTSVTFLTILFTMLYWAGLPILYLFLLVSPLINVAASFYLPAWIVFAAVLSAVLYRSRLRLMPILLVVAINLVVGIVTPQVWNHLQPYQRQRISTFLDPAADPYGAGYQIIQSKIAIGSGQALGKGFLHGSQKALAFLPEQHTDFIFSVVGEETGFLGAGIVTLLYFLLIYRGIKIAHRSRNRFGSLLAIGLTAIFLYHVLVNVCMTVGLAPVTGLPLPLLSYGGTSLLTSFLQIGLIQNIAMRWREY is encoded by the coding sequence ATGGCCAGCCTCCGGACGCCTGGCGACGTCGACCGCCCGCTCCTCTTCGCCACCGTCACCCTGGCGCTCGTGGGGATCGCGTTCGTCTTCAGCGCGACCTCGATGCCCTCGGCCGCGACCGAGCACGGGCTCTATCTCAAGCAGCTCATCTGGCTCGCGGTCGCGCTCGGCGGAGGGGCCCTCGCGGCGGCGGTGCCCTACCGGATCTACATGGGGCGGAGCGCCTGGCTTCTCTACGCCATGGGGCTCGTCCTGCTCGTGCTCACCCTCTTCATCGGGCACGTGGGGCTCGGGGCGCAGCGGTGGCTGGGCTGGGGTCCGTTCAAGTTCCAGCCCTCCGAGCTCGCGAAGGTGGCGACGGTGGTGCTGCTCGCGAACTTCCTCTCGGAGCGGCGCCTGGACCTGACGCAGCTCCGCTCCCTGGTGAAGCCGTGCGTCGTGGCCGGGGTGCCCTTCCTCCTCGTGCTGAAGCAGCCCGACCTGGGGACGTCGGTCACCTTTCTCACGATCCTCTTCACGATGCTCTACTGGGCGGGGCTCCCGATCCTCTACCTGTTCCTCCTCGTGAGCCCGCTGATCAACGTGGCGGCATCCTTCTACCTTCCGGCGTGGATCGTCTTCGCCGCCGTGCTCTCGGCGGTCCTCTACCGCTCGCGGCTGCGACTGATGCCGATCCTCCTCGTCGTGGCGATCAACCTCGTCGTGGGGATCGTGACGCCGCAGGTCTGGAACCATCTCCAGCCCTACCAGCGCCAGCGCATCTCCACGTTCCTCGATCCGGCGGCCGATCCCTACGGCGCGGGCTACCAGATCATCCAGTCGAAGATCGCGATCGGGTCGGGGCAGGCGCTGGGGAAGGGATTCCTGCACGGCAGCCAGAAGGCGCTCGCCTTCCTCCCCGAGCAGCACACCGACTTCATCTTCTCCGTCGTGGGGGAGGAGACGGGGTTCCTGGGGGCGGGGATCGTCACGCTCCTCTACTTTCTGCTCATCTACCGGGGGATCAAGATCGCCCACCGGTCCCGGAACCGGTTCGGCAGCCTCCTGGCCATTGGATTGACCGCCATCTTTTTGTACCATGTCCTCGTGAATGTCTGCATGACCGTGGGGCTCGCTCCCGTCACCGGGCTGCCGCTTCCGCTCCTGAGCTACGGCGGCACCTCGCTCCTGACCAGCTTCCTGCAGATTGGCCTGATCCAGAACATCGCCATGCGGTGGCGCGAGTACTGA